In Kwoniella pini CBS 10737 chromosome 2, complete sequence, a single genomic region encodes these proteins:
- a CDS encoding thioredoxin — MSPNITEIDSTSQFDNIVKGLPPNQLLVIDFHAVWCGPCHAIAPVLEQLSNSYKHVKFVKIDVDKQAPLAQRFQVRAMPTFKFLKGGREVDELRGASPPQLNNLVSKHAGTPAAASSSSSASSSTVKSSAPADTTGSLLKHIVSNGLSCLNESSDHPLSSIVGPNPGPRGTSYLESDVDAELLISIPFQDQVKLKSISIFSAISPAQAPKTIKLYINNSNIDFSDAESLSPAQELELTPEQVKGDKIDLRFVRFQNVRSLHILIKDNQEDEETTRIDSIDIYGTTGDASTEKPAAAPPQGSGSMLERLMGRS; from the exons ATGTCCCCGAACATCACGGAGATAGATTCGACTTCTC aatttgataatatcGTCAAAGGTTTGCCGCCCAATCAGCTCCTCGTCATTG ATTTCCATGCT GTCTGGTGCGGTCCTTGTCATGCTATAGCGCCTGTGCTGGAGCAACTCTCCAATTCT TATAAACATGTAAAATTTGTC AAAATCGATGTTGACAAGCAAGCCCCACTCGCGCAACGATTCCAAGTTAGAGCTATGCCCACATTCAAGTTTTTGAAAGGCGGTAGAGAAGTGGATGAG CTTCGAGGGGCTTCGCCACCTCAGCTGAATAATCTCGTGTCCAAACATGCTGGAACTCCAGCAGCAGCTTCTAGCTCCTCTTCAGCATCCTCGTCAACCGTTAAATCGTCTGCTCCCGCAGATACTACGGGCTCTTTACTCAAACACATTGTCTCTAATGGCTTGTCATGTTTGAATGAGTCATCCGACCatcctttatcttctaTTGTTGGCCCTAATCCAGGTCCAAGGGGTACCTCATACTTAGAATCAGACGTGGATGCGGAATTATTGATCTCAATACcatttcaagatcaagtcaaattgaaatccATATCGATCTTCTCAGCTATCTCCCCCGCACAAGCACCAAAGACAATCAAACTTTATATCAATAATTCTAATATAGATTTCTCGGATGCGGAAAGTCTCAGTCCCGCTCAAGAGCTGGAACTCACACCTGAACAAGTGAAAGGGGATAAGATAGATTTGAGATTTGTCAGATTCCAAAATGTTAGGAGTTTACATATCCTGATCAAGGATAAtcaagaggatgaagagacGACTAGAATTGATTCGATCGATATTTACGGTACCA CCGGAGATGCTAGCACTGAAAAACCTGCTGCCGCCCCACCACAAGGGTCTGGTTCAATGCTGGAACGACTAATGGGTAGGAGTTAG